One segment of Schistocerca nitens isolate TAMUIC-IGC-003100 chromosome 3, iqSchNite1.1, whole genome shotgun sequence DNA contains the following:
- the LOC126249518 gene encoding uncharacterized protein LOC126249518: protein MKSKTKHFFKQMQGHVPIPFFGCAFAVESVWSRHCVLGPKYYKSKESSVPEHLEDHVTPRKRLRVMDTRKSNCPATLNMKCLRVYPDYSMHSANEHRDTKAKVLASLQKDLALPCPPKSYLRYYLTASPASAHTHATESVEASGYIHPSLVKEIKNLVVSGMTSLKVIKLALDRFVEISFTGTHIPGQMNTTFYPTEKTIYSHIYRTLYGTNKVLFDETRLQNQVDEWHKDSSNHMIYYRHCTGANGEVKPLLFCYQSIWQRDLLKKYGGSCLLDATYKTSSYDIPLFFIAVKSNVDYLVVGFFFIQIENARSIHEALDIFKDWNKDWNPLYWVTDFSESEINAIEQAFPQTKVYLCLFH, encoded by the exons atgaaaa gtaaaacaaagcatttcttcaagcaaatgcagggacatgtccctatccccttttttggttgtgcatttgcagtggagagtgtgtggtcgaggcactgtgttttggggccaaaatactataaaagtaaagagtctagtgtacctgagcacttg GAAGACCATGTGACTCCTCGTAAGAGATTGAGGGTCATGGATACTAGAAAATCCAACTGCCCAGcaactttaaatatgaagtgtttaagggtgtatcctgattacagtatgcactcagcaaatgaacacagggataccaaggcaaaa GTTCTTGCAAGTCTACAGAAAGATTTGGCATTGCCATGCCCGCCTAAGAGCTATCTACGTTATTATTTGACTGCTTCCCCAGCAAGTGCACACACACATGCTACTGAAAGTGTTGAAGCAAGTGGGTACATACATCCTTCACTTGTAAAGGAAATCAAAAACTTGGTAGTCAGTGGCATGACATCTCTCAAAGTCATTAAGTTGGCTCTAGACAGATTTGTTGAAATCAgtttcactgggacacacataccaggtcaaatgaatactaccttttaccccacagagaaaactatttacagtcacatttatcggaccctttatggtacaaataaagtattgtttgacgagactagactgcagaatcaggttgatgagtggcacaaagactcgagcaatcacatgatttattatagacattgtacgggagccaatggagaagtgaaaccattacttttttgctatcagagcatttggcagagagatcttttgaagaagtatgggggtagttgtttgttagatgcaacatacaaaacatcatcatatgatattcctttattttttatagctgtgaagagtaatgtggactatttggttgttggtttttttttcattcagattgaaaatgcaagatccattcatgaagcactagaCATTTTCAAGGACTGGAACAAGGATTGGAATCCCCTCTATTGGGTTACCGATTTCTCGGAGTCAGAGATAAATGCAATTGAGCAAGCATTCCCTCAGACgaaagtttacttgtgccttttccattga